The Verrucomicrobiia bacterium genome includes a window with the following:
- a CDS encoding PEGA domain-containing protein, with the protein MTAEDSSVVLESRTQYWLRVLRPLCLWLLFVLFLFGIRTHERLMEQTRITFSPRILDFGILYDAEATLGNQHIQSGNMIPLGWHTFTIKHSKGETFTTNLFVWYGPHDFGDIYLKRTTGVLELHAAPEAVSITIVGPEFKQALTNSSGIAISMPTGVYSVETRYAHWLQKDEVEIFYNRTNFWRVAPRLGVLSMTCNREGASFELMNSKNRLIEAGGFPANIQELPEGEYKLLTQHHNNRFEQTVSIKGSATNSLEVDLLYGVAYLVTEPSGATVLSDNGHDWGVTPVTIPELPVGNQHFTLRKDGYELASVSLDIASDQNCSFHTNLVGRNYGAALKAAQQYFANGEFERASKAADEALLAKRDDPAALKLQRESMGYSSLRQAEAMGKRGDYIAGLTELERTINYLPDNAEVNQILTDFKQKEPGQRKQMRLERLNRGREVFKRCLVRQNGEQYFEPHELKTPMPVNKARAAIIMALANQPAFKITRDTSTAPETFELEATQEFSTFLNTIAGRRTCAIVGAQTTDTETQVIFKVLEYKTEAVEKFSIGNLIGTPVNVYYAPIRIRDTGKLSDKLQAQLTEGVSNVTARIQRAIASEEN; encoded by the coding sequence ATGACAGCAGAGGATTCTTCTGTGGTTTTAGAAAGCCGAACGCAATATTGGCTTCGTGTCCTGCGACCTTTGTGCTTATGGCTTCTGTTCGTTCTATTTCTTTTCGGCATTCGCACACATGAGCGACTGATGGAGCAAACCCGGATCACCTTTTCACCAAGAATCCTTGATTTCGGAATTCTATACGATGCCGAAGCAACCTTAGGTAACCAGCACATTCAAAGCGGCAACATGATTCCACTGGGATGGCATACGTTTACGATTAAGCATTCAAAGGGCGAAACATTTACAACCAATCTATTCGTCTGGTATGGGCCACATGATTTTGGCGATATTTATCTCAAGAGAACAACAGGAGTCCTGGAACTCCACGCCGCACCAGAAGCGGTTTCGATCACCATTGTCGGACCTGAGTTCAAACAAGCATTGACGAATAGCTCCGGCATTGCGATTTCCATGCCAACGGGCGTTTATTCCGTGGAAACGAGATATGCCCACTGGCTTCAGAAGGATGAAGTCGAAATTTTTTATAACCGAACCAATTTTTGGCGGGTCGCTCCACGTTTGGGAGTACTCTCAATGACTTGCAATCGTGAAGGAGCATCCTTTGAATTGATGAACAGCAAAAACCGATTGATTGAGGCCGGCGGCTTTCCGGCGAATATTCAAGAACTGCCGGAAGGGGAATACAAACTTCTTACCCAACACCATAACAATCGATTTGAACAAACCGTTTCTATTAAGGGGTCGGCAACAAATTCGCTTGAAGTAGATTTATTATACGGCGTCGCTTATTTGGTGACCGAACCTTCGGGGGCAACGGTTCTCTCTGACAATGGGCATGACTGGGGAGTGACACCCGTGACAATCCCAGAGCTGCCGGTGGGCAATCAACATTTTACCTTACGAAAGGACGGTTACGAACTCGCATCTGTCTCCTTGGATATTGCCTCCGACCAGAATTGCAGTTTCCACACAAACCTGGTCGGACGAAATTATGGAGCAGCATTGAAGGCGGCGCAGCAATATTTCGCGAACGGAGAGTTCGAGCGGGCGTCCAAGGCAGCGGATGAGGCATTGCTGGCGAAACGAGACGACCCCGCGGCTCTGAAACTCCAGCGCGAATCGATGGGTTATTCAAGCTTGCGGCAAGCGGAGGCGATGGGGAAACGTGGGGACTATATCGCTGGCCTGACGGAACTCGAAAGGACGATCAACTATTTGCCGGACAACGCCGAGGTGAATCAAATACTTACCGATTTCAAGCAAAAGGAACCTGGGCAAAGAAAACAAATGCGACTTGAACGTCTCAACCGTGGCCGGGAAGTTTTCAAGCGGTGCCTTGTCAGACAGAATGGCGAACAGTATTTTGAACCGCACGAACTGAAGACCCCCATGCCGGTAAATAAGGCACGGGCGGCAATCATTATGGCTCTGGCAAATCAGCCCGCTTTCAAGATTACCCGAGATACCTCAACCGCGCCTGAGACATTTGAACTCGAAGCGACTCAGGAATTCAGCACGTTCCTTAATACCATCGCGGGGCGACGCACCTGTGCCATCGTGGGCGCGCAAACGACCGATACTGAAACTCAGGTTATTTTTAAAGTTTTGGAGTACAAAACTGAGGCTGTGGAAAAATTCAGTATTGGAAATCTGATCGGCACGCCAGTGAATGTTTACTATGCTCCGATTCGTATCCGTGATACCGGCAAATTGAGCGATAAGCTACAAGCTCAACTGACAGAGGGCGTGTCCAATGTTACAGCACGTATTCAGCGAGCAATCGCCAGTGAGGAAAATTAG